The following coding sequences are from one Candidatus Margulisiibacteriota bacterium window:
- a CDS encoding glycosyltransferase family 9 protein: MKTLFICLSAIGDTVMALPAICEYIKINNLKDVHILTRNKEWEQIFFLNKDFKDLNYKFYYTTTSKLYLNLPLISVLRKEKYNVAICLYPHKGIASALFMFLIGAGQRIQHAYRFKFFNNINWFLTSKVEYRYEHNLFNNERLLEITRQLSYNCLGIEKHGKKSNEIKEKVIGIHAGCGQNQYWRRWPVENWARLINLILENTGYSITMFWGPDELDLFYKYFRQKDNRITHIINSSLTETINLIANCDFFISNDSGLAHIASLFEIKQVTIFGPADEHISGPINKYGKIIRPFNSKPDYLHYKKYKQPKKNILNDLSVQDVYFVFLEMIDYKTGE, translated from the coding sequence ATGAAAACATTATTTATATGTCTGTCCGCGATCGGCGATACTGTGATGGCTTTACCGGCTATTTGTGAATACATAAAAATAAATAATCTCAAAGATGTGCATATTTTAACCAGAAACAAAGAATGGGAACAAATATTTTTTTTGAATAAAGATTTTAAAGACTTGAATTATAAATTTTATTACACTACTACAAGCAAACTTTATCTGAACCTGCCGTTAATAAGTGTTCTTAGAAAAGAAAAATATAATGTTGCTATTTGTTTATACCCGCACAAAGGTATTGCCAGCGCGCTTTTTATGTTTTTGATTGGTGCGGGACAAAGAATCCAACATGCATACAGGTTTAAATTTTTTAACAATATAAATTGGTTCCTTACATCAAAAGTGGAATACCGGTATGAACATAATTTATTTAATAATGAGCGTTTATTAGAAATCACGCGGCAGTTGTCTTATAACTGTCTCGGTATAGAAAAACATGGCAAAAAATCGAATGAAATTAAAGAAAAAGTGATAGGAATTCACGCGGGTTGCGGTCAAAATCAATATTGGAGAAGATGGCCTGTTGAAAATTGGGCCAGACTGATCAATCTTATTTTGGAGAATACCGGATATAGTATCACAATGTTTTGGGGGCCGGATGAACTGGATCTTTTTTATAAATATTTTCGGCAGAAAGATAACAGGATAACGCATATTATTAATAGCAGTCTGACCGAAACTATTAATCTGATAGCCAATTGCGATTTTTTTATAAGTAACGATTCCGGTCTGGCGCATATCGCATCCTTGTTTGAGATAAAACAAGTCACAATTTTCGGCCCTGCCGATGAGCATATATCCGGACCGATTAACAAATATGGAAAAATAATCAGACCTTTCAATTCCAAACCGGATTATTTACATTATAAAAAATATAAACAACCCAAAAAGAATATCTTAAATGATTTGTCTGTACAGGATGTTTATTTTGTCTTTCTGGAAATGATTGACTATAAAACCGGCGAGTAG